The Pieris rapae chromosome 8, ilPieRapa1.1, whole genome shotgun sequence genomic interval CAAAAATGTATGTAGTCACGCACTCTGTAACAAATTACGTATAATAAATGCTGAAATTTTCTGAAATATATCATTAGacgaaaaataatatgacaaGTGTAATCGTAATGAGTGTATAATAAAAGGGACCGTAGGGATGATAGCAGATGTCTTGTGTCTTCTATTTTGAGAAAAGTTTTCCTTTGTAATTTGACTGTTAGACATGACGCAGATTCAAAAATGTAACTAGCGtcactgttttaaaataagcgGGCGGGACAATCattaactaactaaaatattagtatactatttgattaaaatcaattatattacaattgttattaaatattaaggaaATTGAAAATCCACATACTCAAATAGCCATACAACATATCTGTAGTTTATGAAGCAGGGGAATAGTTTGCGAACGTTCCAGTTGCAGTGGAATATCGATaatggctggaaatcttcaCAAACTACGTGACTGGCAATCTATATACAGACATTATacgttataacttttttttgtaaatcttattttgatgctttgttttaagtttacaGCTGagtttcgttttatttataattaatagtagTGTTTTCCCGcccattttaaatatataacatgtgAAACCCAACGAAATGGAGGAACCGGTATGACCCCAAAATGTATGTTTCaactatttctatatattttataaatttcatttttcataaagGGAACACAATGCATACTTATAtacgtcaaaaataaatattaatgttatataattctaattttacatttactgcctgttctcaaatcaagggcttaGAAcaaaagagaagaactggcaataagaTCTCCACAACTCTTTGTAATTTccgattttttgtttttacacaaCATTTGTAAGGAACTGCAACCATAACGccatcttaattaattaataataataaaatgaattaaaaacaaagatttgtcctctatcagcaggagcacgtacttacattctcgtgggatcAACATGCATTCATTCTtgcatttagtattttatatgttttagaaGTAGATTTAtgttgcttttaatttttcctaACCAGCTCATAGCTAGGTTTGTTGTTTGATAGAACCTATTCTCGAATTTTTTGTTCTAAGACATGATAGTTTCACTCTTGCGtgtttataaacttaaatgatGTTTCTAAAATACCACCGGCACTACCATCCTTGTTATCGGCTGTAGAATTCTTGTATTTCTGTCTCTttcaacattattatattttacggaCTCGAAAAGTATTAAATGGCTTGTTGAAAATATCGTTCACTTAATCTCAAATTTATAATCGTGCTggatatatacaaaatataacagtattaatataaaaataatcgtcTCCCTTGCGATTATGCcagtgtttaaaaaataaaaaaatacaagaataaatcattctaaaatatatgcgTGTCCTCatttagataaaacaattAGGGTAAAAGGCCTATTTATTCACTCGAAGTACTTTCACTTAATGCTCATTACCTGTCTCTAGGACCAAAATTGGCTCATTAACCTGAAGCCATGTTAATTATCATGTTTAAAGGTCactaaatttatgttattatctGGGTCCTAATGGTCGCTATTCAGACTTGATATCGTTAAAGCGATACTacgttttcattataaaacacaaattttgaGTTCTttaatttcgtaaaattatttaccttaTTTCGAAAGGTCACCTTAACAAAAGTGTCTTGTCCAAGGTAATTCAAAAACTTGACCCTGGAAATTCTGTTTTTAAGCTccgaataaaaacaaatattcttGTTTAGAAGCACAGATCTTTATGTAATCGGGACAAATACATGCAGAGTTTACTTGATTTAAAtgcagttttaatattaaatatgaaagtagtgaacaaatattttacatactcggattatatttgtttgatcagaatatattatttgctatttataatatgtataagttaattttcaatataaaatattgagttttaatatatacaaaataaataaaacacacttTTGTATTGGTttcaataatgaaataatgtttttcataGGAGATCAATTTCAACATTACTAATACCGGAAACTGAGTTTCATGAGACGTCGGAACAGAATGTCACTTAATGGTGTCTGCCGTTCCACAATTTAACAGTTTTGAAGACTCACTAAAAAAGATAATACCACCTTCTGAAAGACAATAGTATCTATAGAGTCCATAACCTCATGGTTTTTTAGGTAATCAgtccttaattaattatttaaaatcataagtagcttagttttataatagaaCGGGGCAAACGAATGGGCGGTGGTagatatactataaaaaaattcatcgTTAGGAACGTTTTTGTCTACGACCTTAAAAGAGAAGAGATGTGGAGAAAACTGATAGTAGCTGTAAGGTACGAAAGAAAATTGCCCAAAGAATTCAGGCCAAAAAATGGCCTCAAATATGAGGTTTGTAACATTATGAATATTACCAAGAACATTTGGATTGTCCACcaagattattttatgtttacagACTTTAATTTTAGAgagataaaagtaaaaaaataatgggggcgattaattcttttttttatatggcttactctattaaaatagtttttacaagGTGAAGAAGAGCTTAGACCATGGACCTAGAACAAAAAAagtgttataaaaacaatgcagcagataactaaattattatgcaGACACCTATTGCTCatattttgacaaattttgcaattatcgaatttacattattctttatatgatgaaatattttacgtcAAAGTTGATTTCTTTTTGTTGATTAGTTTAAGTCCAGTTTGTTTGTCATGCATGTTTGCCTgttttcaagtatttttatcTTCATGTAATGTATCttgttacttttattaaaaatataattcatctGTGCTTATTAAAACTATCATCACTTATTTGTGTCAGAAATAAATATGCTTGTTAAATGGACggaaagatttaattaattttcccaATACATTCGGGTTTtcagttatttatttgctttaaaattcCACGGCTTGTTTGTTAATGAGATGTTTACATCCCGACATTGAACTTGTTGACGCAACCGATGAGTCGAGATGATAACGCTTACACTGCCCAGAAGTCATTTATCGATATCAATAAAACTGTACTGATTAATAACacatttgatatataaatCAGAAATGCGAATCATTTAGTACATACTAAATATGTTACGTAatctttataacattattttttatcatttacaatattatggCTTAAAATTGATagaattttttactattttcatttataaaatgtaacttatagatatttaaaaatcactaTAGATCAACAGATAATCAGATAAACaacgttataataatattttacttgatGTTGAAATACCTATATAAAAGAGACGTAAAAATACACTAGTTTTCACGTTATCTCCAACAAAACTTATCTTATTCAACGCACACTGTCATTTTCCTGATAGCGGCGCGGGATGCGATGGCCTTTGATAACAGCGATTAGTACTATTTAAACCTAACGCTAGTCTAGACATGAACGTCGCTGTAGTCATCGGGGCTGCCAGCAACCTAGGATATCATGTATTGAAGAAACTCGCAACAATCTACGATGGGAAAATCTACTTCACAACAGAAGATGAAACTATCGGCTATCACATTTACGAATCCCTCGACAAAAACCCTAATCTCGAATACTTTAGAATGGACATAACTTATACGAAGAGTATCATCAACTTACGGCATCTCATTCAAGACCGAGACGAGAGGATAGAgctattgataaataatacgGATTATGTATCAGAGAAGAACTTGGCACGAGCCGAAAAAGTACGCCGGACGCTTAGTGTAAACTTCTATGGTTACATAAATTTTGGCAAACTTGTTTATCCTCTGTTGACAGAAAAAGCCAGAGTTATTAATGTGTCAGGTCCCGCGGGGCTCTTGGCTACGATCAAAAATGAAGAGATCAGAGCGAGAATTAGTAATCCAAACATTACAGAAGATGAATTGGTTGCTGTGATGCAGGAGTACGAAGAAGCCGTCAGAAGGGGAATTGAGAAAACAGAAGGTTGGGGTATGAGTATGCATGCCGTTAGTAAGGTGGCCCTCAACGCTGTAACTTTTCTCCAACATAGAGAATGGTCTGAACAAGGGGTAATGATAAACTGCGTGAATCCCGGCAGCTTATCTAGTAAAGAAGATAGGAAGT includes:
- the LOC111002340 gene encoding uncharacterized protein LOC111002340, coding for MNVAVVIGAASNLGYHVLKKLATIYDGKIYFTTEDETIGYHIYESLDKNPNLEYFRMDITYTKSIINLRHLIQDRDERIELLINNTDYVSEKNLARAEKVRRTLSVNFYGYINFGKLVYPLLTEKARVINVSGPAGLLATIKNEEIRARISNPNITEDELVAVMQEYEEAVRRGIEKTEGWGMSMHAVSKVALNAVTFLQHREWSEQGVMINCVNPGSLSSKEDRKSTKVYEEGAKAVLFLATEAPLSLKGNFVWSNYNVIPWNTDPFVEVTTV